In one Chitinophaga sancti genomic region, the following are encoded:
- a CDS encoding peptidoglycan DD-metalloendopeptidase family protein gives MIKRILGLCILLPQLLHAQLPEKNYPRGYFRNPLDIPIQLAGNFGELRPNHFHAGLDIKTQQRENLLVHAAADGYVSRIGVSHTGYGNVVYITHPNGYTTVYGHLNRFFPALEEYVKQQQYSAESWVQDLKIPAGKFPVKKGELIAWSGNTGGSAGPHVHFEIRSTQSEHGLNPLLFGFDIADATAPVVSRIAIYDMERSIYDQSPIILPVKKVGSEYITTTPVVKVRAASVGLGLTAVDKMSPTAPNTYGIYQVVLFDEDVPNTSFTIDNIGFDESLYINAHIDYKTKKSGGPWIQLLFTEPGNKLSIYQDMQGDGVLDLSDGKPHPAKMQVKDAYGNTSVVKLTLQQSGEPDKEAPCANTMYAESRNIFENNQVEFYLDETALYDKICFNYAELDGKGGFPAYRLHTPLVPVHTPFNLRLKPVKPLPANLANKVVMVREGLGETITGTTIDNGWYVGKFREFGNFRLAVDTIAPKITIIGGLKSGANLSKAGKLSFAMSDANGIKSYRAELDGKWLMFSRRSNVLTYNFDNHCPAGNHTLVLTVTDLAGNASVYTFKFTR, from the coding sequence ATGATCAAACGAATCCTTGGACTTTGCATCCTCTTGCCGCAGCTGTTACATGCGCAATTACCAGAGAAAAATTATCCTCGTGGGTATTTCCGCAATCCACTGGATATACCTATCCAACTGGCGGGTAACTTTGGCGAACTCCGCCCTAATCATTTCCACGCAGGTCTTGACATCAAAACCCAGCAAAGGGAAAACCTGCTGGTACATGCCGCCGCTGATGGTTATGTAAGCCGCATCGGGGTGTCGCATACCGGCTATGGTAATGTAGTATACATCACCCACCCCAATGGGTATACTACCGTATATGGTCACCTGAATCGTTTCTTCCCCGCATTGGAAGAATACGTAAAGCAACAGCAATACTCCGCAGAAAGCTGGGTACAGGATCTGAAGATCCCTGCCGGTAAGTTTCCCGTAAAGAAAGGAGAGCTCATTGCATGGAGTGGTAATACCGGAGGTTCCGCAGGTCCACACGTACACTTCGAGATCAGAAGTACACAATCAGAACACGGACTGAATCCGTTATTATTCGGTTTCGACATAGCAGATGCTACCGCACCTGTCGTATCCCGCATTGCGATCTACGATATGGAAAGGAGCATCTATGATCAATCTCCCATCATCCTGCCTGTAAAGAAAGTAGGCAGTGAATACATAACCACTACCCCCGTAGTAAAAGTAAGAGCTGCCAGTGTAGGGCTGGGGCTGACAGCTGTTGATAAGATGAGTCCTACAGCACCAAATACCTACGGTATCTACCAGGTGGTACTGTTTGATGAAGATGTGCCTAATACCAGTTTTACCATCGACAATATTGGCTTTGATGAGTCACTGTACATCAATGCACATATTGACTATAAAACGAAGAAGAGCGGTGGTCCATGGATCCAGCTCTTATTTACCGAACCGGGCAACAAGCTGAGCATCTACCAGGATATGCAGGGCGATGGGGTACTGGATCTTTCCGATGGGAAGCCCCACCCTGCGAAGATGCAGGTAAAGGATGCCTATGGCAATACCAGCGTGGTGAAACTGACATTGCAGCAAAGTGGTGAGCCGGATAAAGAAGCTCCCTGCGCGAATACCATGTATGCTGAATCCAGGAATATCTTTGAAAACAACCAGGTGGAGTTTTATTTAGATGAAACCGCACTATACGACAAGATCTGTTTCAATTATGCAGAACTGGATGGCAAGGGTGGTTTCCCTGCGTATCGCCTGCATACCCCATTAGTACCTGTGCACACACCTTTCAATCTTCGCCTGAAACCAGTAAAACCATTGCCGGCAAACCTGGCGAACAAGGTGGTGATGGTTAGGGAAGGACTGGGCGAAACCATTACCGGAACCACCATCGACAATGGCTGGTATGTAGGTAAGTTCAGGGAGTTCGGCAACTTCCGCCTCGCAGTAGATACGATCGCACCTAAGATCACCATTATCGGTGGATTAAAAAGTGGCGCGAACCTGTCTAAGGCAGGTAAACTGTCCTTTGCGATGAGCGATGCAAATGGCATTAAGAGCTATCGGGCAGAGCTGGACGGTAAATGGCTGATGTTCTCCCGCCGTAGCAATGTGCTGACATATAACTTCGATAATCATTGTCCTGCAGGCAACCATACACTGGTATTAACTGTTACTGATTTAGCCGGTAATGCATCGGTGTATACATTTAAATTTACAAGATGA
- the bcp gene encoding thioredoxin-dependent thiol peroxidase codes for MTHLKEGDKAPVFKGLDQSGNKVSLSDLKGKKVILYFYPKDMTPGCTAQACNLRDNYTALLQKGYAVVGVSTDGEKSHQKFAEKYDLPFPLLADEDRKIVEQYGVWGEKKFMGKVYDGTHRTTFLINENGVIDKIISKPDTKNHTEEILEIWK; via the coding sequence ATGACACATTTGAAAGAAGGAGATAAAGCCCCGGTATTTAAAGGGCTCGATCAGTCAGGGAATAAAGTATCCCTGTCTGATCTGAAAGGAAAGAAAGTGATATTGTATTTCTATCCGAAGGATATGACACCGGGATGTACAGCACAGGCATGTAATCTCCGTGACAATTACACCGCTTTACTGCAAAAAGGTTATGCAGTAGTCGGCGTAAGTACAGATGGAGAAAAAAGCCATCAGAAATTCGCAGAGAAATATGACTTGCCTTTTCCATTACTGGCAGATGAGGATAGAAAGATCGTAGAACAATACGGGGTATGGGGTGAAAAGAAATTCATGGGCAAAGTTTATGACGGCACTCACCGAACTACTTTCCTCATCAATGAGAATGGGGTGATAGATAAGATCATCTCAAAACCAGATACCAAAAACCACACAGAAGAGATCCTCGAAATTTGGAAGTAG
- a CDS encoding SUMF1/EgtB/PvdO family nonheme iron enzyme, which yields MHRLTSVSFLLGASVMLSMTACNKNGGGAFSKKKDKSTATGWNYNDPKMGGFSVAKNKDQQTGPGLVFVQGGTFAMGATEQDVMADWNNIPRRITVSSFYIDESEVANVHYREYLHWLRRMYNESFPNVYRQALPDTLVWRSELAYNEPLVEYYFRHPAYNDYPVVGVNWKQAVDYCKWRSNRVNEKLLIEKGLLSKTDMNNQADDNTFDTKSYTAGLYEGIPGKMTKQTKEQFRNSDGSPRTAQFEDGVMLPNYRLPTEAEWEYAALGYIGQNPGPSKKEGKRGEELIMNKQVYSWGTNNSGLRDIRRGAWQGQFLANFKRGSGDNMGMAGGLNDRASIPGPITAYFPNTFGIYNMSGNVSEWVLDVYRPLNPIDGDDFNYFRGNKFQTTYMNGENEPEKDSLGHLKMRDVTDEESANRLNYQKGDVINYLDGDTLSQVEYGYGVTSLINDKSHVVKGGSWNDRAYWLSPGTRRYMQEDMATNTVGFRCAMDRVGSPEGNKFKTGNLFKKQRQKR from the coding sequence ATGCATAGATTAACCTCTGTCTCATTCCTCTTAGGCGCCAGTGTCATGCTGTCAATGACTGCCTGTAATAAGAATGGCGGCGGGGCCTTCAGTAAAAAGAAGGATAAATCCACCGCTACCGGCTGGAACTACAATGACCCAAAGATGGGTGGTTTCAGTGTGGCAAAAAATAAAGATCAGCAAACTGGCCCTGGTCTTGTATTCGTACAGGGTGGTACCTTTGCCATGGGGGCAACCGAGCAGGACGTAATGGCTGACTGGAATAACATTCCACGTCGTATCACTGTATCATCTTTCTATATAGATGAATCAGAGGTAGCCAATGTACACTATCGCGAGTATCTGCATTGGTTACGTCGCATGTACAATGAGTCTTTCCCGAATGTTTATCGCCAGGCTTTACCGGATACTCTGGTATGGCGTAGCGAGCTGGCTTACAACGAGCCGCTGGTAGAATATTATTTCCGTCACCCTGCCTATAACGATTATCCGGTAGTAGGTGTGAACTGGAAACAAGCTGTTGACTACTGTAAATGGCGTTCTAACCGTGTGAATGAGAAGCTGTTGATCGAAAAAGGACTGCTGTCTAAAACAGATATGAACAATCAGGCTGATGATAATACTTTCGACACTAAGTCTTACACGGCTGGTCTGTATGAAGGTATTCCCGGCAAGATGACAAAACAAACCAAAGAACAGTTCAGAAACTCTGATGGTTCTCCACGTACTGCACAGTTTGAAGACGGTGTAATGTTACCAAACTACCGCCTCCCAACAGAAGCTGAGTGGGAATATGCGGCACTGGGTTACATTGGTCAGAACCCTGGTCCTTCCAAGAAAGAAGGTAAACGTGGTGAGGAGTTGATCATGAACAAACAGGTGTATTCCTGGGGTACCAACAACAGCGGTTTGAGAGATATCCGCCGTGGTGCATGGCAAGGTCAGTTCCTGGCTAACTTCAAACGTGGTTCCGGTGATAACATGGGTATGGCCGGTGGTCTGAATGACCGTGCGTCTATCCCTGGTCCGATTACTGCTTACTTCCCGAACACTTTCGGTATCTATAATATGTCTGGTAACGTGAGCGAGTGGGTACTTGACGTATATCGTCCGCTGAACCCGATCGACGGTGATGACTTCAACTACTTCCGTGGTAACAAGTTCCAGACTACCTATATGAATGGCGAAAATGAGCCTGAAAAGGATAGCCTGGGTCACCTGAAAATGCGTGATGTAACTGATGAGGAAAGTGCTAACCGTCTGAACTACCAGAAAGGTGATGTGATCAACTACCTGGATGGTGATACCCTGTCACAGGTTGAGTATGGTTATGGTGTAACTTCCCTGATCAACGATAAGTCTCACGTAGTGAAGGGTGGTAGCTGGAATGACCGTGCTTATTGGCTGTCTCCTGGTACACGTCGTTACATGCAGGAAGATATGGCGACTAACACTGTTGGTTTCCGTTGTGCAATGGACCGTGTAGGTAGCCCTGAGGGTAATAAGTTTAAGACAGGTAACCTGTTCAAGAAACAACGTCAGAAGAGATAG
- the porU gene encoding type IX secretion system sortase PorU, protein MKFYGLCYILLGVVTWLLPVQAAGRTIPDAGRTTPHADHSVLASGTWYKLAVAREGIYKIDKTLLNSMGINTSAEIRLYGTGGRMLPEAVNGTRYDDLPELALMAVNDYLLFYAPGPHSWAYQGSTYFHTLNLYSDTAYYFLQVSSGGKRISTDAGIPVATTTVQRFDYHDYYEKDSLNLLQSGKQWWGPAFSTTQTARTIPFTLPFTPTSLSINTRVGARSGGNSKFDIAIAGIKAGSLTTAAITGNIFEAFATTTSGTFSATVTGTACPVTFTFTPGASGATAWLDYINLNARIPLQLTTNAPLFFRDAASIGQTPEFLLQGAGTQTKIWDITDPIAPIQLTTSLNGSTLSFTREAPSLHEYVAFEDQGLLSPTYMGTVANQDLHGISGANMLIITTNALTASAQRLASWHTSHDGLSVQVVDVAQIYTEFSSGNPDPTAIRDFIKMVYDRGGLQYVLLFGDASYDYKYRISGNTNLVPTWQSTISIDPIYAYPSDDFFGFLSDADDINNAGMANQMVVGVGRLPVKNTSEADLVVNKIINYHSASRFGRWQQHITFVADDGDDNLHLQDAESMSAIAAQQWPAGNINKIYLDAYTKVADAGGSRYPTVNTAIAEDVYDGTLIWNYTGHGNYSRLAEEVIMDAASLSSWKNSTKLPLFITATCDFAPFDNPAYNSLGEQVLLQENGGGIALMTTTRAVFAASNKVLNANYLAKLLTPGIDGRMPTLGTAAMEAKNLTYSTYSDIPNNRKFQLLGDPALTLAFPQYHVVTDSLLDANGQLADTMKAMGKYTFKTHIEDAQGNVVNDYNGKMYTTVYDKPAAQYTLANDAGSTKTSFYLQQHVLFSGQQTIKNGRISGTFIIPLDIDYTPGAGSISYFATDSVTTAGGLYAAAQVTGSATETDTDTEGPTMSAYLNGSGFVNGDITSENPVLYLQLYDLHGINTTGNGIGHDIVATLDEDNTRYYILNNFFQASPDSYQSGTITYPLYGLAAGEHTLTIKVWDTYNNSSTYMLRFKVVQSSQVLIQNAGCYPNPFHDQTKFTLEHNQQGGELDVSIRIFTPAGQQIKTIRHTINAAGSRYLGANWNGRNDAGARMPPGIYFYNIVVNANGKSKILGGKVILY, encoded by the coding sequence ATGAAATTTTACGGACTGTGTTACATACTGTTAGGTGTGGTGACCTGGCTTTTACCAGTGCAGGCGGCAGGTCGTACAATACCAGATGCAGGTCGTACTACTCCCCATGCAGACCATTCTGTACTGGCTTCCGGTACATGGTACAAACTCGCTGTTGCCCGCGAAGGGATCTACAAGATCGATAAAACCCTGCTAAACAGTATGGGTATCAATACCTCTGCCGAAATCCGCCTCTATGGCACCGGTGGTCGCATGCTCCCGGAGGCAGTAAATGGCACCCGCTATGATGACCTTCCGGAACTTGCGTTGATGGCAGTTAATGATTACCTGCTGTTCTACGCCCCCGGCCCTCATAGCTGGGCCTACCAGGGTAGCACCTATTTCCACACACTCAATCTTTACAGCGATACAGCTTATTACTTTCTGCAGGTAAGCAGCGGCGGTAAACGTATCTCCACTGATGCCGGCATACCTGTCGCCACTACCACAGTCCAGCGCTTTGATTACCATGACTATTATGAGAAGGATAGCCTGAACCTCTTACAAAGTGGTAAACAATGGTGGGGGCCTGCTTTCAGTACTACTCAAACTGCCAGAACAATCCCCTTTACCTTACCATTTACGCCTACCTCGCTCAGTATCAATACAAGAGTTGGCGCACGCAGTGGTGGCAACAGTAAATTTGATATCGCTATCGCTGGTATTAAAGCCGGTTCACTCACAACTGCTGCCATCACGGGAAATATTTTTGAAGCATTTGCAACCACCACTTCAGGGACCTTCTCTGCTACGGTCACAGGTACCGCATGCCCGGTCACTTTTACCTTTACACCCGGAGCAAGTGGAGCTACCGCCTGGCTGGACTATATAAATCTGAATGCGCGCATCCCTTTGCAGTTAACTACAAATGCACCCCTCTTTTTCAGAGATGCAGCCTCAATCGGTCAAACGCCTGAGTTCTTATTGCAGGGTGCCGGTACACAAACTAAAATATGGGATATCACTGATCCCATTGCCCCTATACAACTTACTACCAGCCTGAATGGCAGCACCTTATCCTTCACCCGTGAAGCCCCTTCGCTACATGAATATGTTGCTTTTGAAGACCAGGGTTTACTCAGTCCAACTTACATGGGTACTGTCGCTAACCAGGATTTACACGGCATCAGCGGGGCGAATATGCTGATTATCACTACCAATGCTTTGACGGCTTCCGCCCAAAGGCTGGCCAGCTGGCATACATCGCACGATGGCCTGTCAGTTCAGGTGGTAGATGTAGCGCAGATCTATACAGAATTCAGTTCAGGCAATCCTGATCCTACCGCTATCCGTGACTTTATCAAAATGGTGTATGACAGGGGAGGGCTGCAATATGTATTGTTATTTGGGGATGCTTCATATGATTATAAATATCGTATTAGCGGCAATACGAACCTGGTGCCTACCTGGCAATCCACTATTTCTATTGATCCTATTTACGCTTATCCTTCTGATGATTTCTTTGGCTTTTTGTCTGATGCCGATGATATCAATAATGCAGGTATGGCCAACCAAATGGTAGTGGGAGTGGGGCGCTTACCCGTAAAGAATACCAGTGAGGCAGATCTGGTAGTTAATAAAATCATTAATTATCACAGCGCTTCGCGTTTTGGCCGCTGGCAGCAGCACATCACTTTTGTAGCAGACGACGGGGATGATAACCTGCATTTGCAGGATGCAGAAAGTATGAGTGCCATCGCAGCACAGCAATGGCCCGCAGGCAATATTAATAAGATTTACCTGGATGCTTATACCAAAGTAGCTGATGCCGGCGGCAGCCGTTACCCTACGGTAAACACAGCTATTGCAGAGGATGTCTACGATGGAACCCTGATCTGGAATTACACGGGGCATGGCAACTATTCCCGCCTGGCAGAAGAAGTGATCATGGATGCCGCTTCCTTATCATCCTGGAAGAATAGTACAAAATTACCTTTGTTTATTACGGCTACCTGCGATTTCGCACCTTTTGACAATCCGGCCTACAATTCCCTGGGAGAGCAGGTCTTACTACAGGAGAATGGTGGCGGCATCGCACTGATGACTACCACGAGAGCTGTATTTGCAGCATCGAACAAGGTATTGAATGCCAACTACCTGGCAAAACTTCTCACACCGGGTATCGATGGCAGAATGCCTACACTTGGTACCGCAGCGATGGAAGCTAAGAACCTGACCTACAGCACTTATAGTGATATTCCTAATAACAGGAAATTCCAGTTACTGGGTGATCCTGCATTGACACTGGCATTCCCACAATACCATGTGGTAACAGATTCCCTGCTGGATGCAAATGGGCAGTTGGCCGATACGATGAAGGCTATGGGAAAATATACTTTCAAAACACACATCGAAGATGCGCAGGGCAATGTGGTGAATGATTATAATGGTAAAATGTACACGACTGTGTACGACAAGCCAGCAGCACAATATACCCTTGCTAATGATGCCGGAAGTACGAAAACCAGCTTTTATTTGCAGCAGCATGTTTTATTTAGTGGACAGCAAACAATAAAAAATGGCAGGATTTCCGGTACCTTTATTATTCCACTGGATATTGATTATACACCAGGAGCAGGAAGTATTAGCTATTTTGCCACGGATAGCGTCACCACAGCGGGAGGCTTGTACGCTGCGGCCCAGGTTACAGGCAGTGCTACGGAAACGGATACTGATACAGAAGGCCCTACAATGAGTGCTTACCTCAATGGCAGTGGATTTGTCAACGGAGATATTACCAGTGAAAACCCGGTATTATACCTACAGCTTTACGATCTTCATGGCATAAATACCACGGGAAATGGTATTGGTCATGACATAGTAGCCACCCTTGATGAAGATAACACCCGGTATTATATACTGAACAACTTTTTTCAGGCTTCGCCAGACAGTTATCAGTCGGGTACAATTACTTACCCGTTGTATGGATTGGCCGCCGGGGAGCATACACTAACAATCAAAGTATGGGATACCTACAACAATTCCAGCACTTACATGTTACGGTTTAAAGTGGTCCAGTCATCGCAGGTGCTCATTCAGAATGCCGGATGTTACCCAAACCCCTTTCACGACCAGACAAAATTTACGCTTGAGCATAATCAGCAGGGCGGAGAGCTTGATGTAAGCATCAGGATTTTCACCCCGGCAGGGCAGCAAATAAAAACTATCCGACATACAATAAATGCTGCGGGTAGCCGTTATCTAGGGGCGAATTGGAACGGCAGGAACGATGCCGGAGCCAGAATGCCGCCTGGGATCTATTTCTATAACATCGTAGTAAATGCTAATGGCAAGAGTAAGATTTTAGGTGGAAAAGTGATCTTATATTGA
- the porV gene encoding type IX secretion system outer membrane channel protein PorV: MYNCMNKTATLKNVIFTCCLFLSLSTAAQITTGQLDGRTNTINTAVPFLRISPDARAGAMGDVGVATSPDANSIYWNQAKLPFATTRSAISVTYTPWLKELVNDVFLANLAGYYQLDEFQTVSGSLRYFSLGTINFTDINGTPTSDFRPREYALDAGYSRKLSDNFSVAIAARYIYSNLASGDVNGQVIKPGTAFATDLSLFYTKDFEKDDGVKNTWNLGAAFTNIGTKISYTSSATNKDFIPTNMGLGTSYTFGLDQANKIMLALDVNKLLVPTPDSNGDYRNKSVIAGIFSSFGDAPGGMSEELQEFSVSAGGEYSYNDQFFVRTGYFYENKNKGNRKYVTAGIGVKYNMFGLNFSYLVPSGNGIQRNPLSNTLRFSLVFDLGFKADHNEATW, from the coding sequence ATGTATAATTGCATGAACAAGACGGCAACACTAAAAAATGTAATTTTCACCTGTTGCTTGTTTCTTAGCTTATCAACCGCAGCACAAATTACCACTGGCCAGCTGGATGGTCGTACCAACACCATCAATACAGCGGTGCCGTTCCTGCGCATCTCTCCTGATGCGAGGGCTGGTGCTATGGGTGATGTCGGTGTTGCCACGTCTCCTGATGCTAACTCAATCTACTGGAACCAGGCTAAACTGCCTTTTGCCACAACAAGATCTGCCATCTCTGTTACCTACACTCCCTGGTTGAAAGAACTGGTGAACGATGTATTTCTTGCCAATTTAGCAGGTTATTACCAGCTGGATGAGTTCCAGACTGTTTCCGGTTCACTGCGTTACTTCTCCCTCGGTACCATCAACTTTACTGATATTAACGGTACGCCTACCTCCGATTTCCGCCCCCGTGAGTATGCCCTGGATGCAGGTTACTCCCGTAAGCTGTCAGACAACTTCTCCGTGGCAATCGCAGCCCGCTACATCTATTCGAACCTGGCCAGCGGCGACGTTAACGGTCAGGTGATCAAGCCAGGTACTGCTTTTGCTACCGACTTATCCCTGTTCTATACCAAAGACTTTGAAAAGGACGACGGGGTGAAAAATACCTGGAACCTGGGTGCGGCCTTTACCAATATCGGTACCAAGATCTCCTACACCTCTTCTGCTACCAACAAAGACTTTATCCCTACCAATATGGGCCTGGGTACTTCATATACCTTCGGCCTGGATCAGGCAAACAAGATCATGCTGGCCCTGGATGTCAACAAACTGCTGGTGCCTACACCAGACAGCAATGGCGATTACAGGAACAAAAGTGTGATTGCCGGTATCTTCTCCTCTTTTGGCGATGCACCGGGTGGTATGTCTGAAGAACTGCAGGAATTTAGCGTGTCTGCAGGTGGTGAATACTCCTACAACGACCAGTTCTTTGTACGTACCGGTTACTTCTACGAAAACAAAAACAAGGGTAACCGTAAGTATGTAACTGCTGGTATCGGGGTTAAGTATAATATGTTCGGCCTGAACTTCTCTTACCTGGTGCCGTCAGGAAATGGTATCCAGCGTAATCCATTGTCCAATACATTGCGCTTCTCGCTTGTGTTTGACCTCGGTTTCAAGGCTGATCACAACGAGGCTACCTGGTAA
- the ispF gene encoding 2-C-methyl-D-erythritol 2,4-cyclodiphosphate synthase, with product MAKLRIGLGVDFHQLTEGRDFWLGGVLVPHHKGALGHSDADVLLHAICDAMLGAASLGDIGVHFPDTDNAYKGIDSKILLQRTQQLIADKGYQVVNIDSTLCLQAPKIKPYVPQMQEVIANILKLTIEDVSIKATTTEMLGFVGREEGVVAYASVLLEKEEVPYTR from the coding sequence ATGGCAAAACTGAGAATTGGATTAGGCGTTGATTTTCATCAGTTAACGGAAGGAAGAGATTTTTGGCTGGGCGGGGTTTTAGTACCTCACCACAAGGGGGCCCTGGGCCACAGCGATGCCGATGTATTGCTGCACGCCATTTGTGATGCCATGCTGGGAGCCGCCAGCCTGGGCGATATTGGTGTTCACTTTCCCGATACTGACAATGCTTATAAAGGAATAGACAGCAAAATCCTGTTACAACGCACCCAGCAGCTCATTGCTGACAAGGGCTACCAGGTGGTAAATATCGACAGTACGCTCTGCCTGCAGGCACCTAAGATCAAACCTTATGTACCCCAGATGCAGGAAGTGATCGCTAATATCCTGAAACTCACCATCGAAGATGTTTCTATCAAGGCAACTACCACTGAAATGCTGGGTTTTGTTGGCCGCGAAGAAGGCGTAGTCGCTTATGCGAGCGTATTGTTAGAGAAGGAGGAAGTGCCTTATACTCGTTAA
- the dut gene encoding dUTP diphosphatase has product MAAITVKIINKSANPLPSYATADAAGMDLRANLETAITLQPLERVLVPTGLFMELPAGYEAQIRPRSGLAFKQGLTILNTPGTIDADYRGEIKIILINLSNEPQVVAPAERIAQMVIAPYIQANLEAVELLTETDRGAGGFGHTGKS; this is encoded by the coding sequence ATGGCAGCTATTACAGTCAAAATAATTAATAAATCTGCGAATCCACTTCCTTCATATGCTACTGCCGATGCGGCGGGCATGGACCTGAGAGCAAATCTTGAAACAGCCATCACACTTCAACCCCTGGAAAGGGTACTGGTGCCTACCGGCCTGTTCATGGAGCTGCCTGCAGGTTATGAAGCACAGATCAGACCCCGCAGTGGACTGGCCTTTAAACAGGGCCTGACTATCCTGAATACACCTGGTACTATAGATGCCGATTACAGAGGGGAGATTAAGATCATCCTGATCAATCTGTCCAACGAACCACAGGTGGTAGCTCCCGCTGAAAGAATTGCCCAGATGGTCATCGCACCTTATATCCAGGCTAATCTGGAAGCCGTAGAGCTGCTTACTGAAACTGACCGGGGTGCCGGCGGTTTTGGACATACCGGAAAATCATAA